GAATATATCTTTAGGTTCCATATTTTTCAATCTTCTTATTGCTTCATTACAAAGCAATTACATGGATAAAATAAATTTATTTAATAATTTTTTAATATTCAGTCTATACTTTGGTAGACTTCTTGCAAGTATTTATACGGAATATGGATTAAAAACAAGAATGAATTTCGGTTCATTCGAAAATTACCTCTTTTTAGGGGTAATTTTTTTGTTTTTATTTTTCAAAAGTCTTCAGTTCAAAATCTTTTTCAAAAACACCATAAGTATAGTAAGAAATCCAGTCTCCGAGATTGATATATTTTGCATTGTGTTCCAGATCCAGTACCATAGGAAGGTGCCTGTGTCCATAAATGAAATAATCAATTTTCTCAGTTTTCAGTTTCTCTTTAGAATAAATGATCAGAAACTCTTTGTCTTCACCTAGAAAAGCTTTATCCTCTTCTCCTGAAATCATTTTATTCTTTTGGGAAAGGTATAATGCAACTTTCATCGCAATATCAGGATGAAGCCATTTAAAGAACCATTGTGCCACGGGATTTGTGAAGAGTTTCTTCATTCTCTTATAGCCTTTGTCTCCAGGGCCCAATCCGTCTCCGTGGGCCAGCAAAAACTGCTTCCCGCCCATTTCGAAATATTGTTTCTGATAGAAAACCGTACATCCGATTTCCTCTTCCAGATAATCTTTCATCCAGAGATCATGGTTTCCCACAAAGAAATAAATATGAATTCCTCTGTCTTTAAGTTCTGCTATTTTCCCGAGAACACGTACGTATCCTTTGGGAACAACATGCTTCCATTCATGCCAAAAATCAAAAAGATCTCCCATTAAAAATAAAACCTGCGCATCTTCTTTAATGTCATTCATCCAGCGTATAAATTTTTCTTCACGCACCCTGCTCTCACCTGGAGTGGGAGCGCCAAAATGCTGATCTGAAGCAAAGTATACTTTTTTTCCAGGTTCTAAATTGATTGTCGTTTTTAACACCTTCTGAGTTTTGTTGGATATGATTATTAATTATCTTCTGCGAACCATTCACCATAAGAGTTTTCTGTCTCGTGGAGTTTAAGATAGGCTAAAGAAATTCCCTCCGGAAGTCTCGATTTTACTTTTGAAGCAATAGCATACAGCATATTTTCGCAGGTGGGCTGAAAACTGCAGTAGATTACTTTATGCCCTTTCTGTTCAAGATCATCCCCCAGCTCTTTGTGTGGAGACAATGCATTAACAAGAACCGAATGATCCCATACATCAACGATTTCAGATTTTACGATACTTTTGATATCTCCGAAATCAACAACCATCCCGTTTTTTGGATTTTCAATATCATTAATCGGTTTTCCTTTTACTGTTACAAACAGCTTGTAAGAATGTCCATGCATATTTTTACACTTCCCATCGTAGTTGTAAAGTACATGAGCCGTTTCGAATGTAAAAATTTTTGTAATACGTATCATATTGCAAAGATATGACAAAACAGCTTAACACAGAAAAGACTGTTTCTATCACCGCAATAATTAAGTTTATTTTTAATTGATTTTCAAAGTTAGGTTATTATCATCGGTCCCATCATTGTTCAAAGCAGTGTAAGGAGCAGAAAGCCAGCCGTCTTTATTAATTATCAATTTAAAGGCATAAGTTTTTCCTTTTTCAAACTGTGATTTTGGAACTACCAGCTCATAGGTATTATTCCCTTTTGAAACCATCTGATAAGATTGATCCTCAGTATTCCAATCATTAAAAGCCCCTGCTATTGACATATTTTTAATCAACTCTCCATTCATATTCTCCGGATGTTGGTAATTAAAAATCACTTTATCATTTTCTATTCTGTAACCGTAGATTTTCTTTTGCACATTGGGATGAGCGAAATATTGAGTGCTGATGGCATATTCTGCAAGCAAATAAGGGTTCATCAATCTTTTATCCATTAATCCGGCAATGTAATTAATAAGCCGGTTGTGAACAGAATTATTTTTATAACCATTAAACATTACTACAATGGCCATATCATCATCCGGATAAATTCTGTATGCGCTCACATTTCCACCGGAAAAGCCATAAGATTTTATGTTATTGAATTCAGAAATTTCCCAGCCATAACCAAAAACATCCTTTCCATTATTGAAATCAAAAGGTTTCCACATCATTCTTTTTGTTTCTTCTTTGAGGAATTCATTCTTATCCAAATGACGGCTCCACTGTAAAAAAGCAGGAAGGGTAATAGCTAGCCCATTTGCAGAATGAGCTCTCGAGCCATCTATGAATTTAGATTTTTCATATTGCTTTGTATCTGTATTGTAGATATATTTTACAATCCTGTTGGGAATTTTCTCAATAGAATTAGATGAAAATATCATTCGATTCTTAGCGTTCGGAAATTGGGTTTCTGTAATGAAATTTTCGTAGGTTTTTCCTGTTACTTTTTCTATAATCATAGCAAGTAACAGATAGTTTGTCTGATTATACCTAAACTCATTTCCAGTTTCAAACTCCATTTTTTCTTTTGAAAGACGTTCAATGACTTCTGCATTGGTTGCATTTACCGAAATATCACTAAAATTCACCCAATCCGGAAGTCCTGAAGAGTGGGTCAGAAGATTTGCAACCTGTACGTTTTGCCATTCTGCCGGTAAATGATCCAGGTATTTTGGGAGCTTATCTTCCAGGGCTATTTTTCCTTCTTCAATTAGTTTGAAAACACCAGTATTTGTTATTAATTTTGTGGTAGAATATACCCTGAACATGGAATTTGAATTTACCTTTTTAGGATCTTCCAAAGTTTCAGTCCCATAATACTGCTCAAAAACAATTTTATTATTTTTAATAACGCCTACAGCGATACCAGGGATCTCATTCATTTGAATAATTTTTCTTACGTATTCATCAATAGCTTTTGACTGCTTTTTTTCCTGACTATAAACGACAAGGAAAAGGTTCAAAAATAATGTGATTAAAAGAGACTGTCTCATTGTTGATGCTTTGATATTTCTTTATTAAAGACAAACGATGCCTTTATTGTATTACATTGAGTCGGATTTTACCAGTATGCTATTTTATTTATAAAGCTTCGGACCAGTAATTCCTTTTTCAAGAAAATTATTTTTATTCATTTCAAAATGCATTGTGGTCATCTGATTATAGTATTCTTTAAATGCAGGGAGTCCGTATTCTTTACGTAATTTGTCAACATTAGCACTGTCTGTCAATCCGTTTTTAGGAATTGCCTGTCCTTCTTCGTTATATATCACCTGGGATCCAAATCTTTGTTTTTGATTTGTATTGATAGCTACTCTGTCTTCCAGCATTGCATATTCATTTTTGGGAGCATTATTTTTTTCTGACTCCTTTTTTAAAACTCTAAGTATCTTCTTTTGAAATTCCACATCATTATCAGCATGCTGAATGGGAATCCAGAATTTAGAGGTATTTTCTTTTCCCACCTGGTTAATTCCCAGATAGCCATATTGAGAAAACATTTTTTTTATTTTACTCTGATTGTCTTTTCCTACGCTGTCTCTTTTCGTTTCAAATATTTTCCAGGCCACTTTGGTTCCATATTTACTGATCATTTCCGCAGGAGGTATTCTTGCATATTTCTGATCGATATCCCTTATGTAATCCAATTCAGAGATTAATTTTTCTCGTTCTGAATCTGATATTTTTTTATGGGTAGCACAGCTGATAAAGGCAAGGCCTATACCTAATAAGAGTATTTTTTTCATTGGATAATAGTTTGATAATGTTTAGTAGAATACAGGAAGGCTTATCATTTTAATGGGTCTGTTTCGAATCCCAATTCTTCCAAATAACTGAGTCCGTTTTGTTTTTCGATTGTATTTATTCCTGACCAGCCATTTTTCCTTCCCAGTACAATGAGTTGATTTATGTATTTCGGTTCATTAAGATTCACTTCCTCTTGTAATCCTTTTATTTTATTCATTAATTTCATTCCGAATTTT
This genomic window from Chryseobacterium sp. MEBOG06 contains:
- a CDS encoding DUF6624 domain-containing protein codes for the protein MKKILLLGIGLAFISCATHKKISDSEREKLISELDYIRDIDQKYARIPPAEMISKYGTKVAWKIFETKRDSVGKDNQSKIKKMFSQYGYLGINQVGKENTSKFWIPIQHADNDVEFQKKILRVLKKESEKNNAPKNEYAMLEDRVAINTNQKQRFGSQVIYNEEGQAIPKNGLTDSANVDKLRKEYGLPAFKEYYNQMTTMHFEMNKNNFLEKGITGPKLYK
- a CDS encoding UDP-2,3-diacylglucosamine diphosphatase, with product MLKTTINLEPGKKVYFASDQHFGAPTPGESRVREEKFIRWMNDIKEDAQVLFLMGDLFDFWHEWKHVVPKGYVRVLGKIAELKDRGIHIYFFVGNHDLWMKDYLEEEIGCTVFYQKQYFEMGGKQFLLAHGDGLGPGDKGYKRMKKLFTNPVAQWFFKWLHPDIAMKVALYLSQKNKMISGEEDKAFLGEDKEFLIIYSKEKLKTEKIDYFIYGHRHLPMVLDLEHNAKYINLGDWISYYTYGVFEKDFELKTFEK
- a CDS encoding 6-pyruvoyl trahydropterin synthase family protein, with product MIRITKIFTFETAHVLYNYDGKCKNMHGHSYKLFVTVKGKPINDIENPKNGMVVDFGDIKSIVKSEIVDVWDHSVLVNALSPHKELGDDLEQKGHKVIYCSFQPTCENMLYAIASKVKSRLPEGISLAYLKLHETENSYGEWFAEDN
- a CDS encoding serine hydrolase, with amino-acid sequence MRQSLLITLFLNLFLVVYSQEKKQSKAIDEYVRKIIQMNEIPGIAVGVIKNNKIVFEQYYGTETLEDPKKVNSNSMFRVYSTTKLITNTGVFKLIEEGKIALEDKLPKYLDHLPAEWQNVQVANLLTHSSGLPDWVNFSDISVNATNAEVIERLSKEKMEFETGNEFRYNQTNYLLLAMIIEKVTGKTYENFITETQFPNAKNRMIFSSNSIEKIPNRIVKYIYNTDTKQYEKSKFIDGSRAHSANGLAITLPAFLQWSRHLDKNEFLKEETKRMMWKPFDFNNGKDVFGYGWEISEFNNIKSYGFSGGNVSAYRIYPDDDMAIVVMFNGYKNNSVHNRLINYIAGLMDKRLMNPYLLAEYAISTQYFAHPNVQKKIYGYRIENDKVIFNYQHPENMNGELIKNMSIAGAFNDWNTEDQSYQMVSKGNNTYELVVPKSQFEKGKTYAFKLIINKDGWLSAPYTALNNDGTDDNNLTLKIN